From Agelaius phoeniceus isolate bAgePho1 chromosome 27, bAgePho1.hap1, whole genome shotgun sequence, one genomic window encodes:
- the LOC129132033 gene encoding tubulin beta chain: MREIVHIQAGQCGNQIGAKFWEVISDEHGIDPTGTYHGDSDLQLDRISVYYNEATGGKYVPRAILVDLEPGTMDSVRSGPFGQIFRPDNFVFGQSGAGNNWAKGHYTEGAELVDSVLDVVRKEAESCDCLQGFQLTHSLGGGTGSGMGTLLISKIREEYPDRIMNTFSVVPSPKVSDTVVEPYNATLSVHQLVENTDETYCIDNEALYDICFRTLKLTTPTYGDLNHLVSATMSGVTTCLRFPGQLNADLRKLAVNMVPFPRLHFFMPGFAPLTSRGSQQYRALTVPELTQQVFDAKNMMAACDPRHGRYLTVAAVFRGRMSMKEVDEQMLNVQNKNSSYFVEWIPNNVKTAVCDIPPRGLKMAVTFIGNSTAIQELFKRISEQFTAMFRRKAFLHWYTGEGMDEMEFTEAESNMNDLVSEYQQYQDATAEEEEDFGEEAEEEA, encoded by the exons TTCTGGGAGGTGATCAGTGACGAGCACGGCATCGACCCCACGGGCACCTACCATGGGGACAGCGACCTGCAGCTGGACCGCATCAGCGTCTACTACAACGAGGCCacag GGGGTAAATACGTGCCCAGGGCCATCCTGGTGGATCTGGAGCCCGGCACGATGGACTCTGTGCGCTCCGGCCCCTTCGGGCAGATCTTCCGGCCTGACAACTTTGTGTTTG GCCAAAGCGGTGCCGGCAACAACTGGGCCAAGGGTCACTACACGGAGGGCGCCGAGCTGGTGGACTCTGTGCTGGACGTGGTGCGCAAGGAGGCCGAGAGCTGCGACTGCCTGCAGGGCTTCCAGCTGACCCATTCCCTGGGCGGCGGCACCGGCTCGGGCATGGGCACGCTGCTCATCTCCAAGATCCGCGAGGAGTACCCCGACCGCATCATGAACACCTTCAGCGTGGTGCCGTCGCCCAAGGTGTCGGACACGGTGGTGGAGCCCTACAACGCCACGCTGTCCGTGCACCAGCTGGTGGAGAACACGGACGAGACCTACTGCATCGACAACGAGGCGCTCTACGACATCTGCTTCCGCACCCTCAAGCTGACCACGCCCACCTACGGCGACCTCAACCACCTGGTGTCGGCCACCATGAGCGGCGTCACCACCTGCCTGCGCTTCCCCGGCCAGCTCAACGCCGACCTGCGCAAGCTGGCCGTCAACATGGTGCCCTTCCCGCGGCTGCACTTCTTCATGCCCGGCTTCGCGCCGCTGACCTCGCGGGGCAGCCAGCAGTACCGCGCCCTCACCGTGCCCGAGCTCACCCAGCAGGTCTTCGACGCCAAGAACATGATGGCCGCCTGCGACCCGCGGCACGGCCGCTACCTCACCGTGGCTGCCGTCTTCCGCGGGCGCATGTCCATGAAGGAGGTGGACGAGCAGATGCTGAACGTGCAGAACAAGAACAGCTCCTACTTCGTGGAGTGGATCCCCAACAACGTGAAGACGGCCGTGTGCGACATCCCGCCGCGCGGCCTCAAGATGGCCGTCACCTTCATCGGCAACAGCACGGCCATCCAGGAGCTCTTCAAGCGCATCTCGGAGCAGTTCACGGCCATGTTCCGGCGCAAGGCCTTCCTGCACTGGTACACGGGCGAGGGCATGGACGAGATGGAGTTCACCGAGGCCGAGAGCAACATGAACGACCTCGTGTCCGAGTACCAGCAGTACCAGGACGCCACggccgaggaggaggaggatttcGGCGAGGAGGCCGAAGAGGAGGCCTGA